In Terriglobia bacterium, the DNA window TTAGCCAGGTCTCATCCGGGCAGGCGCCACCAAGAAACGCAGTGTTCTTGTGCGGACAGATCACGGCATAACCGAGTTGCCAATATTTCAGGGCTACGCGCTCGGCTTGGCGAATGTTCTCCAATACGTAGAATTCCGACGGTGCTCTATACGGTCCCGCGATATATGCAATCTTCACGCGCTACTCCTCAAGCGGCCAGGGCTCGCATTTCCGTCTTGAGCCATTCCCGGATTTCCTTCAGGTCGAGCTTCACGATCTGGTTCGCCCGTCTTGCGAGCGCGTCGTAGCGCTCCTGGCCGATTTGCATCAGCTTCCAGATCTTATGTGCAGTTGGGTGATGGTCCAGATACCAGTGGCATTCCCAACAAAGAGGGGTGGCATTCTCAAAGTCGAAGCGCGTCGACTTGTTTCGCCTGCTATGGAAATGACTGCAATGAAGCCGGTCCCTGTCTCCGCTGAAGTCCCCACAGCATCGTGCGCATTTCCAGTTCGCCCGGGTCCGAACCAGGAGCGAAAATTCGCGGTCCAGCCTGTCGAGCCCTATTGACATTCGGCTTCCCTTCGTTGGGCGGCTTCGCTTCAAGCGAAACCTCGTGGGGCTCGGCCAGCGCCTCATGAAACTCCTGCTCGCAGACATCCCTGCCGTTCAGGTAGTAGTGCACTGGCCCTGGAACGTAGGTTATGGATCTTGCGTCCGGCTTGGTGTTCTCAACCATGTCGACTTCAGCCAGGACCTTGTGCATGGGACTCCTATCTCTTCATGGGCATCAGCACGTATCGGTACTCGAACTCAGACTCGCCCGCCGGCCTCAGTTCCGCCTGGGTTTCGCCGTCCTTCAACCCAACTGTCACGTTCGCCGACCCGCAGGCGCCCAGGAAGTCGAGAACGTATTTCGGGTTGAATCCGATCTCGAGCGCATCTCCCTCGTATTCCAGAGGAAGAATCTCGCAGGCTTCCCCGATCCCGACTGAACTTGCTGTAACCTTCAGAGTTCCGGCGTCGATTGCGAGCTTGATGCACCGAATGCGGTCGTCGGTCATGATGCCGGCCCGCTTCACTGCCTTCGCAACATCTGCCACGGGAACCGTGATCAGCTTGTCATTGGCCTCGGGGAGCACCATTTCGTAGTTCGGGAATCTCGCGGTGAGCGTCCGACTGATAAGCCGCTTGCCCTCGACCGCGAAGAACAGCTTGTTCTCGCTTGTCCCGAATCCAACGACTGGGTCGCCATCGCCGATCAGCCCCTGAAGCTCCGCGAGCGCCTTATACGGAATTAGGGCTCTGATCTCTGAATCGACTTGGGTGAGGTCTACGCTCCTGGTCACGATTGCCAGTCGATGACCATCAGTCGCCACCATTC includes these proteins:
- the dnaN gene encoding DNA polymerase III subunit beta; translation: MDFIVSRNEILKPLDLAKGVTEQRSTIPILANVLLRVEGQKLTIAGTDLDVSIQASCDVQAEDEGAATVPAKRLFDIVRLQPEDAEIRIKLLENDFVGLKAGKSEYKMPGLPVEHFPQIPNFPSDTIVALPGAALRAMIQRTTFAVPREDSAYSLSGALLILTPTQMRMVATDGHRLAIVTRSVDLTQVDSEIRALIPYKALAELQGLIGDGDPVVGFGTSENKLFFAVEGKRLISRTLTARFPNYEMVLPEANDKLITVPVADVAKAVKRAGIMTDDRIRCIKLAIDAGTLKVTASSVGIGEACEILPLEYEGDALEIGFNPKYVLDFLGACGSANVTVGLKDGETQAELRPAGESEFEYRYVLMPMKR
- a CDS encoding DUF4406 domain-containing protein; this translates as MKIAYIAGPYRAPSEFYVLENIRQAERVALKYWQLGYAVICPHKNTAFLGGACPDETWLNGDLEFVKRSDVIVMLPNWQQSVGSRQEHVVTTKLGKQIIYEQANVPAQE